The proteins below come from a single Candidatus Flexicrinis affinis genomic window:
- a CDS encoding HTTM domain-containing protein, whose translation MFSWGGLLLDLFVVPLLLWRRTRLPALALATLFHLLNSQLFNIGIFPWFAIAATLLFMPPGRFRVPVLFSRSASVESRAGYPYRRWIVLAIAGYFAVQVLLPLRQWFYPSNPAWSEEGHTLAWRMRLRDKIGTIQLFASDPQSGIFWEIDGLDYLSSRQYDQMSDNPHMIRDFAAYLGRFYPDVTIHAWSMQSLNGRAFQLMVDPTADLAREPKNLLPADWILPLVQAVYPNDARPALLVSRRFEQAMLLINITEVPFALSDLWLGSRDFVLSGTDFGVEALMPGECLLAYGPDAPLTDVFGACTEVGAVTLTEWSPMAGALSLSIGEDVHVCEGPACVVAYDDDGA comes from the coding sequence CTGTTCAGTTGGGGCGGGCTGCTGCTCGACCTGTTCGTCGTGCCGCTGCTGTTGTGGCGGCGCACGCGACTCCCGGCGCTGGCGCTGGCGACCTTGTTCCACCTACTCAACTCGCAGTTGTTCAACATCGGCATTTTCCCGTGGTTCGCCATCGCAGCGACGCTGCTGTTCATGCCGCCCGGAAGGTTCCGCGTGCCGGTGCTGTTCAGTCGGTCGGCATCGGTGGAGAGTCGCGCCGGGTACCCGTATCGGCGCTGGATCGTGTTGGCGATTGCCGGGTATTTCGCCGTGCAGGTGCTGCTTCCGCTGCGGCAGTGGTTTTACCCGAGCAATCCGGCGTGGTCGGAGGAGGGGCATACGCTGGCGTGGCGGATGCGCCTGCGCGACAAGATCGGCACCATTCAGCTCTTCGCCAGTGATCCGCAGTCGGGCATCTTCTGGGAGATCGACGGCCTAGACTACCTTTCCTCGCGCCAGTACGACCAGATGTCCGACAACCCGCACATGATCCGCGACTTCGCAGCGTACCTCGGACGTTTCTATCCAGACGTCACGATTCACGCATGGTCGATGCAGTCGCTTAACGGCCGCGCGTTTCAGTTGATGGTGGATCCGACGGCGGACTTGGCGCGCGAACCGAAGAACCTGCTGCCGGCCGATTGGATCTTGCCGCTGGTGCAGGCCGTCTATCCCAACGACGCGCGGCCCGCGCTGCTCGTCTCGCGCCGGTTCGAGCAGGCGATGCTGCTGATCAACATCACCGAGGTTCCGTTTGCGCTGTCCGACCTGTGGCTCGGCTCCCGCGACTTCGTGCTCAGCGGGACGGACTTCGGCGTGGAGGCGCTCATGCCGGGGGAGTGTTTGCTCGCCTACGGGCCGGACGCGCCGCTGACCGATGTGTTCGGCGCATGTACCGAGGTGGGCGCAGTGACGCTGACGGAATGGTCGCCGATGGCCGGCGCGCTTTCGTTATCGATCGGGGAAGACGTGCACGTCTGTGAAGGCCCGGCCTGCGTTGTCGCCTATGACGACGACGGGGCCTAG
- a CDS encoding WD40 repeat domain-containing protein, with translation MSYAVLKLLCVLVAIGGVPASAPPGHALPPHLPIIAENSDQLQEIGVIGRGAATSLDWHPNGTMLAVGSPTGVWLLDETLQDLIRTAITLPITDLAWSPDGSRLAFSSNLHGTCTVQIWDAALSAPLHTFDMCGERVQWNADGTFLAASNPSSSANEVYVIIADSGSIQVYPGHGAVWSPAGAALFTQTPGSGQFGAPGPTLNSWDAVTGANVHTYTAAPGPPLEPLWAMDDSTIAVMCIDLDDEADIITSGLCAVDIANTGEVIKLRDVVSYEIGRPFSLFRSVAWNADRTQLAFVNESFHPAFLSDVRILDTDTNDTTNVGSGMRFDWKPGTNQVTVIVGNGEIRTVDPDRPADAVAHSRWFTGPVHQIAIRPNSDQIASTGYGYEQGAHIWDIERSHLEPIFSVRAEPAEIVDFTSDGRELIAGGTVETDIVGNQQIRAYDANTGERLRVVSSYYDQGSSPPHDAWNAEYTKALVLPESIRTELGIDSPRAWWSPDSATVAVFEPIGLGGPFDISTRHAATGDVINRFSSATCCLQSIEWSPDNARIAVLVRRSWDGVDDDLGVVVFSVTPGQDYDVARSDYALFRSIPAGVRTPEIVAVAWNRDSNLLAVALANTLEIHTLDGGGEPLVALPAYGIVDLEWASDDRFIAGGSADGTIRLWSIPSED, from the coding sequence ATGTCGTATGCTGTGCTGAAACTACTGTGCGTGCTGGTCGCGATCGGCGGGGTACCGGCATCTGCTCCACCCGGCCACGCCTTGCCACCGCACCTCCCCATTATTGCCGAAAACTCAGATCAGCTTCAGGAAATCGGCGTGATCGGCCGCGGGGCGGCGACATCGCTCGACTGGCACCCGAACGGTACCATGCTGGCCGTCGGCAGCCCCACCGGCGTCTGGTTGCTCGATGAGACGCTTCAAGACCTAATCCGCACGGCGATCACACTCCCGATCACCGATCTTGCGTGGAGCCCGGATGGTTCGCGTCTCGCGTTCAGCAGCAACCTGCATGGCACGTGCACCGTCCAGATCTGGGATGCCGCGCTCTCCGCGCCTCTGCACACCTTCGACATGTGCGGCGAACGCGTGCAGTGGAACGCCGACGGAACGTTTCTGGCGGCGTCGAACCCCTCGTCGTCTGCAAATGAAGTCTACGTCATCATCGCCGACTCTGGGTCGATACAGGTTTATCCCGGCCACGGCGCCGTGTGGTCGCCAGCAGGTGCGGCGCTGTTCACGCAGACGCCGGGGTCGGGGCAATTCGGCGCACCGGGCCCGACGCTCAATAGCTGGGACGCAGTGACAGGCGCAAACGTGCACACCTATACCGCCGCCCCGGGCCCGCCCCTCGAGCCGCTATGGGCTATGGACGACTCGACGATTGCCGTTATGTGCATCGACTTGGATGACGAGGCCGACATCATTACCAGCGGCCTTTGCGCGGTCGATATTGCGAACACTGGCGAAGTCATCAAACTCCGCGATGTGGTCTCCTACGAAATCGGACGCCCTTTCTCCTTATTTCGCAGTGTCGCGTGGAACGCAGACCGAACCCAATTGGCGTTTGTGAACGAGAGCTTCCACCCGGCATTTCTGAGCGACGTACGGATTCTGGACACCGATACGAACGACACCACGAACGTCGGTAGCGGAATGCGCTTCGATTGGAAGCCAGGTACGAATCAGGTCACCGTCATTGTCGGCAACGGCGAGATACGAACGGTTGATCCGGATCGTCCGGCCGATGCCGTGGCGCACAGCCGCTGGTTTACCGGGCCAGTGCACCAGATCGCCATCCGCCCGAACAGCGATCAGATTGCCAGCACCGGATACGGCTACGAGCAAGGCGCCCACATTTGGGATATCGAACGCTCCCATCTTGAACCGATCTTTTCAGTCCGGGCCGAGCCAGCCGAGATTGTCGATTTCACCTCAGACGGCCGCGAACTCATCGCCGGCGGGACCGTCGAGACTGACATTGTCGGCAACCAGCAGATCCGTGCTTATGACGCGAATACGGGAGAACGCCTCCGCGTGGTCTCGTCATACTACGATCAAGGCTCGTCGCCGCCGCACGACGCATGGAACGCAGAGTACACCAAGGCGCTCGTACTGCCAGAGTCGATCCGGACTGAACTGGGCATCGACAGCCCGCGTGCGTGGTGGAGTCCGGACAGTGCGACCGTTGCCGTCTTCGAACCTATTGGGCTTGGCGGACCTTTCGACATCAGTACGCGGCATGCGGCAACCGGTGACGTGATCAATCGATTCTCAAGTGCAACGTGCTGCCTTCAGTCGATCGAATGGAGTCCGGACAACGCGCGAATCGCCGTGCTTGTCCGCCGGTCCTGGGATGGCGTGGATGACGATCTCGGCGTGGTTGTGTTCAGCGTCACGCCCGGTCAGGATTATGACGTGGCCCGCAGCGACTACGCATTGTTCAGATCCATCCCCGCCGGCGTGCGGACTCCAGAAATCGTCGCGGTCGCGTGGAACCGCGACAGCAACCTATTGGCCGTGGCCCTCGCGAACACCTTGGAGATTCATACGCTTGACGGCGGCGGCGAGCCGCTGGTGGCGCTGCCCGCATACGGCATCGTCGATCTGGAGTGGGCGTCGGACGATCGTTTCATCGCGGGCGGCAGCGCGGACGGCACGATTCGACTGTGGAGTATTCCAAGCGAAGACTAG
- a CDS encoding HTTM domain-containing protein: MHRLKALAQRLFDPIDIAPLVFFRVAFGVLMLWEVWRYFNFTRIERYYIFPEYNFPYYGFDWLQPLPGDGMFVLFHVLGGLSVLIMLGAFYRASMAVFWLCFTYVFLLDKAQYLNHFYLVSLVSGLLIFVPAHRALSVDAWLRPSIRSQTAPNWALWLLRGQMAVVYFFGGLAKINADWFAGQPLRIWMGARTDFPLIGGLFTEE; encoded by the coding sequence GTGCACAGACTTAAGGCGTTGGCGCAGCGCCTGTTCGACCCGATCGACATCGCGCCGCTCGTGTTTTTCCGCGTCGCCTTCGGCGTGCTCATGCTGTGGGAAGTGTGGCGTTACTTCAACTTCACCCGCATCGAGCGCTATTACATCTTCCCCGAATATAACTTCCCGTACTACGGCTTCGACTGGCTTCAGCCGCTTCCGGGCGACGGCATGTTCGTGCTGTTCCACGTGCTTGGCGGGCTGTCGGTGCTCATCATGCTCGGCGCGTTCTACCGGGCAAGCATGGCGGTCTTCTGGCTGTGCTTCACCTATGTGTTTCTGCTCGACAAGGCGCAGTACCTGAATCACTTCTATCTGGTCAGCCTCGTCAGCGGCCTGTTGATCTTCGTGCCGGCCCATCGAGCGCTGTCGGTGGATGCGTGGCTCCGGCCGTCGATCCGGTCGCAGACAGCGCCGAATTGGGCGTTGTGGTTGCTCCGCGGGCAGATGGCGGTGGTTTACTTCTTCGGCGGCCTCGCCAAGATCAACGCCGACTGGTTTGCCGGTCAGCCGCTGCGGATCTGGATGGGCGCGCGGACGGACTTTCCGCTGATCGGTGGACTGTTCACCGAAGAGTAG
- a CDS encoding YeeE/YedE family protein produces the protein MAELSTGGGVRDAAPVSTPASVRDLARIGLALVVLLLVLVGAHLLFDSRDYGARASFSLLIGAALGFVFQRGRFCFFCILRDFIEDRNSTGLFAILAALAVGGIGYAVVFGAFLPNSFSGRLPPDAHIGPVSWVLAAAGVAFGLGMALSGACISGHLYRLGEGYTRAPFALIGSLVGFGLGFFTWQSVYLSAIRAAPVAWLPGTAGYGGALTIHLAALTAIGLVLLRWLPARDPTPAERVTPATIHRALFGGRWNPLATGALVGVIGVAAYFRVEPLGVTSQLGSVSRTVLDNAGLLADRLNGLDGFAGCATVVVQAITENGWLIGGLALASFAAALLSKRFSISRLTLRGTITALGGGVLMGWGSMLALGCTVGTLLSGISAFALSGWVFAAAMFAGVFVGVKLKLHRLD, from the coding sequence GTGGCTGAACTCTCGACTGGGGGCGGCGTCCGCGACGCCGCCCCCGTTTCGACACCTGCAAGCGTCCGCGATCTTGCGCGAATCGGGTTGGCACTGGTGGTGCTGCTGCTCGTACTGGTCGGGGCGCATCTGCTCTTCGACAGCCGCGATTACGGGGCGCGGGCGTCGTTCTCGCTGCTGATCGGCGCGGCGCTCGGGTTCGTGTTTCAGCGCGGGCGCTTCTGCTTCTTCTGTATCCTGCGCGACTTCATCGAAGACCGCAACAGCACCGGCTTGTTCGCGATTCTGGCCGCGCTAGCAGTCGGCGGGATCGGGTATGCGGTCGTATTCGGCGCGTTTCTGCCCAACAGCTTTAGCGGACGTCTGCCGCCAGACGCGCACATCGGGCCGGTGAGCTGGGTGCTGGCCGCCGCAGGAGTCGCGTTCGGGCTCGGCATGGCGCTGTCCGGCGCGTGCATCAGCGGGCATTTGTACCGGCTGGGCGAGGGCTACACCCGCGCGCCCTTCGCGCTGATCGGATCGCTGGTCGGCTTCGGCCTCGGCTTCTTCACGTGGCAGAGCGTGTACTTGAGCGCGATCCGCGCGGCACCGGTGGCATGGCTCCCGGGGACCGCGGGGTACGGCGGCGCGCTGACGATCCATCTGGCGGCCCTCACAGCAATTGGCCTCGTGCTGCTGCGCTGGCTTCCCGCGCGCGATCCAACGCCTGCCGAGCGCGTCACCCCCGCGACGATTCACCGCGCGCTGTTCGGCGGGCGCTGGAATCCGCTGGCGACCGGCGCGCTGGTCGGCGTGATCGGCGTGGCGGCCTACTTCCGCGTCGAGCCGCTGGGCGTGACGTCGCAGTTGGGCAGTGTCAGCCGCACGGTGCTGGACAACGCCGGTCTACTGGCCGACCGGCTCAACGGGCTGGACGGTTTTGCCGGGTGCGCGACGGTGGTCGTGCAGGCGATCACCGAAAACGGCTGGCTGATCGGCGGCTTGGCGCTGGCGTCGTTCGCGGCGGCGCTGTTGAGCAAGCGGTTTAGCATCTCGCGGCTGACCCTGCGCGGCACGATTACGGCGCTCGGCGGCGGCGTGCTGATGGGCTGGGGCTCGATGCTGGCGCTCGGCTGCACGGTCGGCACGCTGCTGTCCGGCATTTCGGCGTTCGCGCTGTCGGGGTGGGTGTTCGCCGCGGCAATGTTCGCCGGCGTGTTCGTCGGTGTCAAGCTGAAGCTGCACAGGTTGGACTAA
- a CDS encoding sugar phosphorylase: MSAASAAVHSLLASLYGVDRADSLMARVQQLILDADIPKRPSHDLSQRDIVAIAYGDHVRKDGEAPLVTLRELLKATYGEQINTVHVLPFYPYTSDDGFSVVDFWAVDPNLGTWDDVRALRSQFRMMFDAVFNHVSVSSAWFQAFLRGEEPYTDYFVTVDPSTDLSQVRRPRTHPLLTPFETARGVQHVWTTFSTDQVDVNAANPELMLDLLRALLFYVAQGADLIRLDAIAYLWKEIGTTCIHLPQTHQVVQLMRAVLDMAAPDVLIVTETNVPHDENISYFGDGTNEAQMVYNFSLPPLLLHTFRTGDTSRLTAWTKTLERVGGRTTYFNFTASHDGIGVTPARGLLSDDEVDALVALATEHGGHVNYKNNSDGTRSPYELNVTYFDAITHPDVTARDPQTAVKRFLCSQAIMLAFVGVPGIYFHSLFGSRNWNEGVEQTGHNRTINRQKLDYYTLLEDIVRPILIPSMVYFGYRALLDARIAEPAFHPFGGQRVLEVHPSVFALERTSPDGLHRVIALFNVSGEPVAVALADSGGEWHDLLGGDDPVHDGTSIRLTLAPFQSAWLKVR; encoded by the coding sequence ATGTCTGCAGCGTCCGCGGCTGTTCACAGCCTTCTCGCCAGCCTGTACGGGGTCGACCGCGCCGATTCGCTCATGGCGCGCGTTCAGCAGTTGATCCTTGACGCGGACATCCCGAAACGTCCCAGCCACGACCTCAGCCAGCGCGACATCGTCGCGATTGCCTACGGCGATCATGTGCGCAAGGACGGCGAAGCGCCGCTGGTCACGCTGCGCGAACTGCTCAAGGCGACCTACGGCGAGCAGATCAATACCGTGCACGTGCTGCCGTTCTACCCGTACACGTCCGACGACGGCTTCTCGGTGGTCGATTTCTGGGCGGTCGATCCGAACCTCGGGACGTGGGACGACGTGCGCGCGCTGCGTTCGCAGTTTCGCATGATGTTCGACGCGGTGTTCAACCATGTCTCGGTGTCCAGCGCGTGGTTTCAGGCGTTCCTGCGTGGCGAGGAACCGTATACCGACTACTTCGTCACGGTCGACCCGTCCACCGACCTGTCGCAGGTCCGGCGTCCGCGCACGCATCCGCTGCTGACGCCGTTCGAGACGGCACGCGGTGTTCAGCACGTGTGGACGACCTTCAGCACCGATCAGGTCGACGTCAACGCGGCCAACCCGGAGCTGATGCTCGACCTGCTGCGGGCGCTGCTGTTCTACGTGGCGCAAGGGGCCGACCTGATCCGCCTCGACGCGATTGCGTACCTGTGGAAAGAGATCGGCACGACGTGTATCCACCTGCCGCAGACGCATCAGGTCGTACAGCTCATGCGCGCGGTGCTCGATATGGCGGCGCCGGACGTGCTGATCGTGACCGAGACGAACGTCCCCCACGACGAGAATATCTCGTACTTTGGCGATGGCACCAACGAAGCCCAGATGGTCTACAACTTCAGCCTGCCACCGCTGCTGCTGCACACGTTTCGCACCGGCGACACCTCTCGCCTGACGGCATGGACCAAGACGCTCGAGCGCGTCGGCGGGCGTACGACGTACTTCAACTTCACGGCGTCGCACGACGGCATCGGCGTGACTCCCGCGCGCGGCCTGCTGAGCGATGACGAGGTCGACGCGCTGGTGGCACTGGCAACCGAACACGGCGGACACGTGAATTACAAGAACAACAGCGATGGCACCCGGAGTCCGTATGAACTGAACGTGACGTACTTCGACGCCATCACGCACCCGGACGTGACCGCCCGCGATCCCCAGACGGCGGTGAAGCGCTTCCTGTGTTCGCAGGCGATCATGCTGGCGTTCGTCGGCGTGCCGGGCATCTACTTCCACAGCCTGTTCGGGTCGCGCAATTGGAACGAAGGCGTCGAACAGACCGGGCACAACCGCACGATCAACCGGCAGAAGCTCGATTACTACACCTTGCTCGAAGACATCGTACGGCCGATCTTGATCCCATCGATGGTGTACTTCGGCTATCGGGCGCTGCTGGATGCGCGGATTGCCGAGCCGGCGTTTCATCCGTTCGGTGGGCAGCGCGTACTGGAAGTGCATCCGTCGGTGTTCGCGCTGGAGCGCACGTCGCCGGACGGCCTGCACCGCGTGATTGCGCTGTTCAACGTGTCGGGTGAGCCCGTCGCGGTAGCGCTGGCCGACAGCGGCGGTGAGTGGCACGACCTGCTTGGTGGGGACGACCCGGTGCACGACGGCACCAGCATCCGCCTCACGCTGGCGCCCTTCCAGTCGGCGTGGCTCAAGGTACGGTAG
- a CDS encoding TIR domain-containing protein has product MPTLRAYISYAPANLTFVERIAADLTARSIQAVVDRGLMPTRGGSPNGWESVRAILERSDVMLLIASPPAIASADVTQEIEFAVEQRKLIIPLKLRLVSLPKPIDTIQWFDFEEGRYDRDLKYLLLNLAFVTPGSPPTFDPAAGIAKLPEPPDSLDALFIAATSAKARNTPEDRERAAAIYASILERDPNFQNGLVKSQLDELNAQLQDQRIRNLERYAADARGVGDWNREIAALNAWGRLQGERTVEPMLATARQNQQHANLYDQALNVAANDPGAAGELLRMLYQGAPNYGDPRGLAARLGVTQPAPKPTAPKPQAESQPAQRTQPQPERPPAPRPQPSSYLPPQQSAQPPTSPGTIQRPGNNPLLLYIILGGLGLVGGGLMGLEASPLEECFFDFSGAFICPDYTFPFAVGGLIVGLVIAFFIKRRAAGK; this is encoded by the coding sequence ATGCCGACCCTGCGCGCGTATATCAGTTACGCTCCTGCCAACCTGACTTTCGTCGAGCGTATCGCCGCAGACCTCACCGCCCGCAGCATTCAAGCGGTCGTGGATCGCGGCTTGATGCCCACCCGCGGCGGCAGTCCCAATGGCTGGGAGAGCGTCCGCGCCATCCTTGAGCGCTCCGACGTGATGCTGTTGATCGCCTCGCCGCCAGCTATCGCCAGCGCCGACGTGACGCAAGAGATCGAATTCGCCGTCGAACAGCGCAAGCTGATCATCCCCCTCAAACTGCGCCTCGTGAGCCTGCCCAAGCCGATCGACACGATCCAGTGGTTCGACTTCGAAGAGGGCCGTTACGACCGCGACCTCAAATACCTACTCCTCAATCTCGCGTTCGTCACGCCCGGCAGCCCGCCTACATTCGACCCTGCGGCCGGCATCGCCAAGCTGCCCGAACCGCCCGACAGCCTCGATGCGCTGTTCATCGCGGCGACCAGTGCCAAAGCACGCAACACGCCCGAAGACCGCGAACGCGCTGCCGCCATTTACGCCAGCATCCTCGAGCGCGACCCGAACTTCCAAAACGGCCTCGTCAAGTCGCAGCTTGACGAACTCAACGCCCAACTGCAAGACCAGCGCATCCGCAACCTTGAACGTTACGCCGCAGACGCGCGCGGGGTGGGCGACTGGAATCGCGAGATTGCCGCGCTGAATGCATGGGGCCGTTTGCAGGGCGAGCGCACCGTCGAGCCGATGTTGGCGACCGCACGCCAGAACCAGCAGCACGCCAACCTGTACGATCAGGCACTGAACGTTGCAGCCAATGACCCCGGCGCGGCCGGCGAACTGCTGCGCATGTTGTATCAAGGCGCACCGAACTACGGCGACCCGCGCGGACTGGCCGCCCGGTTGGGCGTCACGCAGCCTGCGCCGAAACCCACCGCGCCGAAGCCGCAGGCCGAGTCGCAGCCGGCCCAACGCACCCAGCCTCAGCCGGAACGGCCCCCTGCGCCTCGACCGCAGCCGTCGTCTTACCTGCCGCCTCAGCAATCGGCTCAGCCGCCAACCTCACCCGGTACGATCCAGCGCCCCGGCAACAATCCGCTGCTGCTGTACATCATCCTCGGCGGGTTAGGTCTCGTCGGCGGCGGTCTGATGGGGCTGGAAGCCTCGCCCCTCGAAGAGTGCTTTTTCGACTTCTCCGGCGCGTTCATCTGCCCGGACTATACCTTTCCGTTCGCGGTCGGCGGCCTGATTGTCGGTCTGGTCATCGCGTTCTTTATCAAGCGGCGCGCAGCAGGCAAGTAG
- a CDS encoding VOC family protein, producing MQNLIFNFVGLVVSDWPAAYAFVHNQLGIVAKSNPEYGDWAVLGGGWEPYYQEHSRGAICELFDGGRRVSKRQWGVNQGIRPGFHVPDVSAAQDELRARGIANVGTITDRQWGRSIEVDTVEGIRIGLAEIPGRPFSADLNVPYIGHVAIRCADFTAMRTFYSDILGFSLMAGGDDYAVLGQPDGHPLVILEPGGLPSGFDPRGTQWADDPVRAFPVFLSLMTSDVHGEAARLQPLDVTVYRGVVSHTDWNGTDLHIADPDGNALQIVQYAVV from the coding sequence GTGCAGAATCTGATCTTCAACTTCGTCGGCCTTGTCGTGTCGGATTGGCCGGCCGCGTACGCGTTCGTCCACAATCAACTCGGTATCGTTGCGAAGTCCAACCCGGAATACGGTGACTGGGCTGTACTCGGCGGTGGGTGGGAGCCGTACTATCAGGAACACAGCCGCGGTGCGATCTGCGAGCTGTTTGACGGTGGCCGCCGCGTCAGCAAGCGCCAGTGGGGTGTGAATCAGGGGATCCGGCCCGGCTTCCACGTCCCCGATGTCAGCGCAGCGCAGGACGAACTCAGAGCGCGCGGGATTGCGAATGTCGGTACCATCACCGACCGCCAATGGGGCCGCAGCATCGAGGTAGACACTGTTGAAGGGATCCGGATCGGATTAGCGGAGATTCCGGGCCGGCCGTTCAGCGCCGACTTGAACGTACCGTACATCGGCCACGTGGCGATCAGATGCGCCGACTTTACTGCGATGCGCACATTCTACAGTGACATACTCGGGTTCTCCCTCATGGCTGGCGGCGACGATTACGCCGTGCTTGGACAACCGGACGGTCACCCGCTGGTCATTCTCGAGCCCGGGGGGCTCCCATCTGGCTTCGATCCGCGCGGCACGCAATGGGCAGACGATCCGGTTCGCGCGTTTCCCGTGTTCCTCAGTCTGATGACGTCAGACGTGCACGGCGAGGCAGCACGCCTTCAACCGCTGGACGTCACGGTCTATCGCGGTGTGGTGTCCCACACCGACTGGAATGGCACCGATCTCCATATTGCCGATCCGGACGGCAACGCGCTTCAGATCGTCCAATACGCGGTCGTGTAG
- a CDS encoding DUF4404 family protein has protein sequence MAPEPLKRLQQEIENTQAASDEQAASMADLRNHVQRAIDEPENAPNLLEALRHSFAQFQAEHPQLAAAIQTAVDFLAESGV, from the coding sequence ATGGCACCGGAACCCCTCAAGAGACTGCAGCAGGAGATCGAGAACACGCAAGCGGCGAGTGATGAACAAGCAGCCAGCATGGCCGACCTGCGAAATCACGTGCAGCGTGCGATTGACGAGCCGGAGAATGCTCCAAACCTCTTGGAGGCCCTGCGACACAGCTTTGCGCAGTTTCAGGCCGAGCACCCGCAGTTGGCCGCCGCGATCCAGACCGCCGTCGACTTCCTCGCCGAAAGTGGAGTGTAG
- a CDS encoding sulfurtransferase, with the protein MNRTLRITVIAALIALLVAVGITSFAQTDSAAEGALVSADWLEANLDNPSVRVIEVSVIPGVYERGHIPGAVNLVWHTDLVDTVQRDIVSRVRFEELARAAGINDDTTVVLYGDNNNWFAAWGAWIFDIYGLSDVRLLDGGRVKWEADGRALSTSPASVDAGTFSAAEPDLTLRARLWDVLSVVDGEAAGVLVDIRSGAEYRGEVFAPEGVQELSVRAGHIPGAVNVPWGQNVNEDGTFKSVEELREFYAGLGIDGSTPIITYCRIGERAALTWFVLNRLLGYEAAVYDGSWTEYGNTVGVPVVNLAGTVWGGQ; encoded by the coding sequence ATGAACCGTACGCTTCGCATTACCGTCATCGCCGCCCTGATCGCCCTGCTCGTCGCCGTGGGGATCACCAGCTTCGCCCAAACCGATTCCGCCGCCGAAGGCGCGCTCGTGAGCGCCGATTGGCTCGAGGCCAACCTCGACAACCCGAGCGTTCGCGTTATCGAGGTCAGCGTCATCCCCGGCGTGTACGAGCGCGGGCACATTCCCGGCGCCGTCAACCTCGTGTGGCACACCGATCTGGTCGACACCGTGCAGCGTGACATCGTCTCGCGCGTGCGGTTCGAGGAATTGGCGCGCGCTGCCGGCATCAACGACGACACGACGGTCGTGCTGTATGGCGACAACAACAATTGGTTCGCGGCGTGGGGCGCGTGGATCTTTGACATTTACGGGCTGAGCGACGTGCGCCTGCTGGACGGCGGCCGTGTGAAGTGGGAAGCCGACGGCCGCGCACTCTCGACCAGCCCTGCCAGCGTCGACGCCGGAACCTTCTCCGCCGCCGAGCCTGACCTCACCCTGCGCGCTCGGTTGTGGGACGTGCTGAGCGTTGTCGACGGCGAAGCCGCCGGCGTGCTGGTCGACATCCGTTCGGGCGCGGAATACCGCGGCGAGGTGTTCGCGCCGGAAGGCGTGCAGGAACTGTCGGTGCGGGCCGGCCACATCCCGGGTGCGGTCAACGTGCCGTGGGGCCAGAATGTCAACGAAGACGGCACGTTCAAGTCGGTCGAGGAACTGCGCGAATTCTACGCCGGCCTCGGCATCGACGGCAGCACGCCGATTATCACGTACTGCCGCATCGGAGAACGCGCCGCGCTGACGTGGTTCGTGCTGAACCGTCTGCTTGGCTACGAGGCGGCGGTCTATGACGGCTCGTGGACGGAGTACGGCAACACGGTCGGCGTGCCGGTCGTGAACCTTGCCGGTACGGTGTGGGGCGGGCAGTAG